Genomic window (Rhodothermia bacterium):
AAGATAAGATCCTATAAAGGTGGCAATGGTCTTAGAGGTAAGAAAATGCCCCAATTTATCCATATGTGCCCAATTCCCAAAATCGTTGTGCCAATGAAAACTAGTGAGGGGGTAATCCGCATACCAAAGTTGCCATAACATTGCCAAAATCCCTACATCGGCACCAAGTGTAATGAGGGCGGCCTTCCTGAAAGAGGGGTTCTGCCAAATTTTTGTGGAGTCTTTCCTGCACGAAAATAGCTTACTTGGCCACGGTCTGGATGTGCCATGCGCAAAAAGAAGTGCGGCCCTTACATTAACTTGGGGTGCAGTAGGGAAGACCTGCGAGGAAGTATCAGATATAACTACTAAGGAATCCGTGAATGTTTGCTGGGCTTGGGAATCGAACTGGTACTCTAACGTTTGTCCCTGACTGGCTAAGGGGAGAATCATCATCAACATCAGAGCAAAAAAGCGCATATTCATCTGCATTAAATAATGAGAGGACGATCAGGATATTTTTTCCTTCAGTTTGGCAAGTTGACCTCCCAAATACCCGCTTAAACCGCCCAATAAAACGGCAAAAATTAGGGTGAGAAGGGGGTATCCAAAAGCGGGAAGATTGCCTAAAATACCCGACATCGTGACGAACATTTTTTGCATGGCCTCCGGCGCAACCACATAATTCCATACCATCAAGCCCAACCAACTTAGTCCCATTGCGGCACTACCCAGCCTGCCGCCACCACTTCCTTGCCAAAACCCTCCAGCAAATGTCGCGAGTGGTGCAAACATCCAGCCCAAAACAAGATGAAGCACCAATGATGAGGTAGTAATGACGGCAAGTTTCATATTAATAAGCGTTTAAGCATTCTGGTATTTCTGAGAAAATCGGGTAATGCGGAGAACGGCCTCCTGAATTTTCTCCATGGAGGTGGCATAGGAGCATCTTAGGAAGCCTGCACCACTGGGGCCAAAGGCATCCCCTGGTACACATGCTACACCTTCCTCCATGAGTAGTTTCTGGGCAAAATCTTCCGAATTAAGACCTGTGGAGGTGATGTCCGGAAAACAATAAAAAGCACCTTCAGGCTCGAAGGTGGGCAGGCCCGCTGCACGGAGACCATCAACAATATATCGCCGGCGAGCGTCGTAGGAAATGCGCATCCGCTCTACATCCTCATCACAATGTTTTAAGGCCGCAACTGCGCCAACTTGTGCCATCGTAGGCGCGCTCATGATCATGTATTGATGGATTTTGTACATCGCATTCGAGATCGGTTTGGGTGCACATACATAGCCCAAACGCCAGCCCGTCATGGCATAGTTCTTAGAAAAACCGCCCAATAAGACCGTTCTTTCCCAAAGTCCGGGCTGTGCCGCCATACAAATATGACCCGATTTTGCGGTTGCGCCATAAATCAAACGACTGTAAATCTCGTCTGAGATCAGCATTAAGTCGTTACGAATAATAAACTCAGCAATTTCATTCACATTCTCTTGTGTCAAGACGGCGCCAGTTGGGTTGTTGGGATAACCCAGAAAGACGGCTTTGGTCTTGGGCGTCAGCTTGGTCTCCAAATCGGCAGCCGTTACTTGGAAT
Coding sequences:
- a CDS encoding aminotransferase class I/II-fold pyridoxal phosphate-dependent enzyme, with amino-acid sequence MQTLTLDLESRLSERGRTIPPSGIRRFFEIAATMKDVISLGIGEPDFVSPKPVIDAAVDSLVNKGMTSYTANSGILELRELLAAQLKDLYKVGYDPASEIIMTVGGSEAMVLAMMALLNPGDEILIPEPCFVSYGPSAVFAGAKVVYVPTSVEHQFQVTAADLETKLTPKTKAVFLGYPNNPTGAVLTQENVNEIAEFIIRNDLMLISDEIYSRLIYGATAKSGHICMAAQPGLWERTVLLGGFSKNYAMTGWRLGYVCAPKPISNAMYKIHQYMIMSAPTMAQVGAVAALKHCDEDVERMRISYDARRRYIVDGLRAAGLPTFEPEGAFYCFPDITSTGLNSEDFAQKLLMEEGVACVPGDAFGPSGAGFLRCSYATSMEKIQEAVLRITRFSQKYQNA